In the Ferribacterium limneticum genome, TCGGCAGTTTGTTGTCGGGATCGGCCGCCTTCAAAGCTTCGACCCGGCTCTTGACCGCGTCGACCAGCGCAGGGTTGAGCGGGCCCTGGTTGGAGCCGCCGGAAGCGCTGGCGTTGTACGGCATCGGCCCGGTGGCCGAAGGTCGGCCCCAGAAATATTTGGGATCGGTGAAGTTCTGGCCGATCAAGCGGGAACCGACTGCCTTGCCATCCTTGACGATCAGGCTGCCACCGGCGGCCTCGGGGAAGGCGGCCTTGGCGATGCCGGTCACGGCGAGCGGATAGACGACGCCGGTGATGGCGGTGAGCAGGACGAAGAGGCTGACGGCAGGACGTAACAGGGTTTTCATGGGTTTTCTCCTCAAGCCAGGCCGACGGCGGCAATCGCCAGGTCGATCAGCTTGATGCCGATAAAGGGAACGATGACGCCACCCAGGCCGTAGATCGCCAGGTTCTGGCGCAGCAGGGTCGCAGCGCCGAGCGGGCGGTACTTGACGCCCTTCAAAGCCAGCGGAATCAGGAAGACGATGATCAAGGCATTGAAGATCACTGCCGACAGGATCGCCGAGGCCGGACTGGCCAGGCCCATGACGTTGAGCGCGGCGAGTTGCGGATAGGTCGTCACGAAGGCCGCCGGGATGATCGCGAAATACTTGGCGATGTCGTTGGCGATGCTGAAGGTAGTCAGCGAGCCGCGCGTCATCAGCATCTGCTTGCCGGTTTCGACGACCTCGATCAGCTTGGTCGGGTTGGAGTCGAGGTCGACCATGTTGCCGGCTTCCTTGGCCGCTTGCGTGCCGGTGTTCATGGCCACCGCGACGTCGGCCTGGGCCAGCGCCGGGGCGTCGTTGGTGCCGTCGCCGGTCATGGCGACCAGCCGGCCTTCGGACTGATACTCGCGAATCAAGGCAAGCTTGGCTTCCGGCGTCGCTTCCGGGAGGAAGTCGTCGACCCCGGCTTCGGCGGCGATGGCGGCTGCCGTGATCCGGTTGTCACCGGTCACCATGACGGTCTTGATGCCCATCTTGCGCAGTTCGGCGAAGCGTTCCTTGATGCCGCCCTTGACGATGTCCTTGAGCTCGATGACGCCCATGACGCGCGTCCCATCAGCGACCACCAGCGGCGTGCTGCCGCGACGGGCGACTTCTTCGACATAGCCCAGTACGGATGGCGGGAATTTGCCGCCGAGGGCTTCGACATGCTTTTTGATGGCATCGGCGGCACCCTTGCGCACCTGGCGACCGGCCATGTCCACCCCGCTCATGCGGGTATGGGCCGAGAAGTGTACAAAGTGGGCATCGAGGGCGTGAATGTCGCGCTCGCGAATCTGGAAACGCTGCTTGGCCAGCACCACAATGCTGCGCCCTTCCGGCGTTTCGTCAGCCAGCGAGGCGAGCTGGGCGGCATCGGCCAGTTCGGTTTCGGTCACACCATCGGCTGGCAGAAAAGCGGAGGCCTGGCGGTTGCCCAGCGTGATCGTGCCGGTCTTGTCCATGAGCAGCACGTCGACGTCGCCGGCGGCTTCGACGGCACGACCGGAGGTGGCGATGACGTTGGCCTGCATCATGCGGCTCATGCCGGCCACGCCGATGGCCGACAGCAGGCCGGCGATGGTGGTCGGGATCAGGCAGACGAGCAGGGCAATCAGGACCGTGATGCTGATCGGCGTGCCGGCGCCGGCCACTTCGACGCTGAACATCGAGAAGGGCAGCAGGGTGACCACAACGCCGAGGAAGACGATGGTCAGTGCGACGAGCAGGATGGTCAGGGCAATTTCGTTCGGCGTCTTCTGGCGCTTGGCGTTCTCGACCATGGCAATCATGCGGTCGACGAAGGTTTCGCCCGGATTTACGGTAACCCGGACGACGATCCAGTCGGATAGCACGCGGGTGCCGCCGGTGACGGCCGAGAAGTCGCCGCCGGATTCGCGGATGACCGGTGCCGATTCGCCGGTGATGGCCGATTCGTCCACCGAGGCGACGCCTTCAATGACTTCGCCGTCAGCCGGAATGGTCTCCTGGGCCTGGACGACGATGACGTCGCCCTTGCGCAGGTCGGCAGCCGGGACCAGGTTCCACTTGGCGCCAAAACTTGGCTCAAGCAGTTTCTTGGCCCAGGTTTCCTTCTTCAGGCCGCGCAGCGAAGCGGCCTGCGCCTTGCTGCGCCCTTCGGCCAGGGCTTCGGCAAAATTGGCGAAAAGGACGGTGAACCACAGCCAGATGGTGATCATCAGGATAAAACCGGCCGGTGCCTCGCCCTGGCCACCGAGCGCTTGCAGCCAGAGAATGGTGGTCAGAATGCTGCCGACGTAGACGACGAACATCACCGGATTGCGCCATTGCACGGCCGGATTCAGTTTCCGGAAGGCATCGGCGACGGCCGGCAGGGCCAGCGTCGGGTCGAACAGGGTAAAAGTCTTGCGTGTCATTGTTTTCTCCGCAGGCTTAGTGAGCGGCCGAGAGCACAAGGTGCTCGATGACGGGGCCAAGGGCCAGCGCCGGGACGTAATTCAGGAGACCGACCAGCAGCACGGTGCCGATCAGCAGCGTGACGAACAGCGGGCCATGGGTCGGCAGGGTGCCGGCACCGACGGCGATGCGCTTCTTGGCAGCCAGCGAACCGGCGATGGCGAGCACCGGCACGATCACGCCGAAACGCCCGAACCACATGGCAATACCGAGCATCACGTTGTAGAACGGCGTGTTGGCGGAGAGGCCGGCGAAGGCGCTGCCGTTGTTGTTGGCGGCCGAGGTAAAGGCATAGAGAATTTCCGAGAAGCCGTGGGCGCCCGGGTTGGCGATGCCTGCCTTGCCGTCGGCGAGCATCACCGCGACGGCGGTGCCAACCAGCACGAGCAACGGCGTAACCAGGATGGCGATGGAGACCATCTTCATCTCGAAGGCCTCGATCTTCTTGCCCAGGTATTCCGGCGTGCGGCCGATCATCAGGCCAGCGATGAAGACGGCCATGATGGCGAAGACCAGCATGCCGTAGAGGCCGGTGCCGACGCCGCCGAACACCACTTCGCCGAGTTGCATGTCGATCAGCGGGACCAGCCCGCCGAGCGGCGTGAACGAGTCGTGCATGGCGTTGACCGCACCACAGGAAGCCAGCGTCGTGATGGTGGCGAACAGGCCGGATTCGGCGATGCCGAAGCGGGTTTCCTTGCCTTCCATGTTGCCGGTGGACGCATCGACGCCCAGTTGGGTGAGCAGCGGATTGGCCTGTTGCTCGAAATGCATCGCAGCATAGGCCAGGGCGACGAACATCAGGGTCATCGCCGCAAGCACGGCCCAGCCCTGACGGGTGTCGCCGACCATGCGGCCGAAAGTGAAGCACAGCGCGGCCGGGATCAGGAAGATCGACAGCATCTGGATGAAGTTGGTCAGCGGCGTCGGGTTTTCATAGGGGTGTGACGAGTTGGCGTTGAGGAAACCGCCACCGTTGGTACCCAGCATCTTGATCGCTTCCTGCGAGGCGATCGGGCCCATGGCCAGCGTCTGGGTTTGCGTCTGTGCCGGTTCGGTGACGACAGCGCCCTTTTCATCCTTGAGCGGCTGGCCGGCATCGTCGACTTTGGGTGTCTCGAAACTGGTCACTTCCAGCGTCGTCACATCCTTGTAGGCGTCGAAATTCTGGATGACGCCCTGACTGGTCAGGAAGATTGCGTACACGATGGAGATCGGCAGCAGGATATGCAGCGTGATGCGCGTCAGGTCGGCCCAGGCATTGCCGACAGTCTTCGCCGTATGGCGGGCAAAGCCGCGGATCAGGGCGATGACGACGACGATGCCGGTCGCCGCCGACAGGAAATTCTGCACGGCCAGCGCCAGCATCTGGGTCAGGTAGCTCATCGTCGCTTCGCCGCCATAGCCCTGCCAGTTGGTATTGGTGGCAAAGCTGATCGCCGTGTTGAAGGCGGAGTCCGGACTGACGGCGGGGAAGGCCTGCGGATTGAGCGGCAGATCGGCCTGCAGGCGCTGCAGGGCGTAGACGGCAAGGGCGCCGAGGACATTGAACAGCAAAATGGCGAAGGCGTATTTCAGCCAGCCCATTTCCTCGTCCGGGCGGATACCGCACAGGCGATAGATCGGACTTTCGATCTTGCCGGCCAGCCGGAAGCGACCTTCCATCACGTTGGCGATGTAAGTTCCCATGGGTTTGACTGTCAGCAACAGGATGACCAGAAAAAGTCCGAGCAGTAACCAGGCATGATTGCTCATGAGAAGTTCTCCGGGTTGATCAGCGCGGCGATCAGATAGACCAGCAGGCCAACGGCGACGGCGCCGCTAAGAATGAAAAGCCAGGTCATTTGGCACCCCCGAGCCGGGCACAGCCGGCAGCGAGACCGAGCATCAGGGCAAAGAACAGCCCGATGCCGGCGAGATAGACGAGATCCATAAGTACACCCCATGTTGGTATTGCGACAGGGTCATACTAGGAAAAGCGCTATCAAAGTTTTCGAAAAAGCTGGGGGTGGGGGTATAAAAAATCGGTAAAAACCACGTCTGGATCCATGTCCGACAATGGATCAACTCGAATTCATCCGCCATGCAACAACCATCGGTATCGGCTTTGCATTCGCAGTTCCGGAATGCTGCTGCACTCCATGCTGTCCTACAGTTCAGCGAGATTGGCTGTCGAAGAGCTGCTTAATAGAGTATTTCTGACCGAATCAGCCTGCAGGCCGAAGACCGCAATGGCCGAATTGTTGCCTGATTTCATCGACACACCCCCGCCTGACTCCTGCATATTTTGTCGTCTGGTAAATGGCGAGATCCCGTCTGCCAAAGTGTATGAGGATGATTCAACTATTGCCTTTTTGGACCTTGGCCAAGTCAACCCTGGGCATGTCCTGATTGCAGTCAAGCGCCACGCCGCCACTCTGATTGACATCACACCTGAAGAGGCGGCTGCGGCCATGAAAATGATGGCATTGCTTTATCTTGGCCCCGCAAAGACCCTTCTGCCACTCAACTTGGAGAAGTTGCACAAAGAATTCGGCAGGCGTTTGGAGAGTCATGAATCTAACAGCAGTAATGACCGGACTGTTCGCATTGGGCCGACCTCCGGCAGCTTCCAAAATCGAGCGGTTGTTCGAGTGACTGAATTGCCGAATTGACGAGTGGCAGCAACTGGCCGAGTACTGAAGTAGCGATATTCAAACTCCGTGACCTCCATTCCTGGCCGCAGCCCGTTGAACTACGGGATACCTCGGTGTTCGGTTTTATCTCCAATGATTACACCAGCAACCCTGGCACACAGATCAAGCAGATTGCTCAGATTCACCAACTCCCTGCCGAGCGTCGCGGAAGGCTCGCCGATACGACGACGGCGATGTGTGCACCTGGTTCGAAAAATATTGGCGTAGCGATAGCGCTGTGCCAAAGCCTACTTCTGCCGCAACCCGCTCAATCGGCATATCCGTTGTCTCCAATAATTGCTGCGCTCTCGCGATACGCTCGAAAGCCAGCCACTTGACCACGGTCGTGCCGGTGGCCTCGCGAAATCGCCGGGTAAAAGTCCGCCGACTCATCCGCGCTATATCGGCCAGCACATCCAAAGACAGTGGCTCTGAAAGATGCTCTCGCGCCCACTGAAGCACACCCGGCAGGCGGCTCTCGCTGGGCAGAATCGGCACCGGCTGTTCGATGTATTGCGCCTGTCCGCCTTGGCGATGCGGCGGCGTCACCAGCAGTCGCGCCACACGATTTGCAACATCGGCCCCGTGGCGCTGGCGCACGAGGTTTAGACAGCAGTCAATCGCGGCCACCGTCCCGGCAGAGGTGATGACATCGCCGTCATCGACATAAAGCACGTCGGGATGAAAGTCTGCCTTCGGAAAGCGCTGTGCGAAAAGCTCACGGCAGGCCCAATGGGTGGTTGCACGCCGTCCATCGAGTAGTCCCGCATCCCCCAACACGAAAGCGCCCAGACAGAGTCCTACAACCTGGGCACCGTGGGCATTGGCTTGTTGCAGCGCATCCGTCAACGTAATTGGGGCGACGTGTTCCGGGTGATTCCAGGCAGGGACGACGACGATATCGGCCTTGGCCATTAACTCCAGGCCGTCGGGCACCTCAATCTCTACGCCCTGATCGCTGCGTATGCGGCCAGGCGTGGGGGCGCAGTACCGCACTTCGTAAGGCGGCAGGCCGCTGGGCGCAGGTTCGATGCCGAACACCATACCGGGCACCGAGAGATGGAACAGGCTGACGCCTTCGTAGGCGAGGACAGCGACGCGGATGGGCGGCATGAAACCTCCAAATACAGAGAAAGCATTTTGGCCCAATTATATCGAAACAAGTTATTTGGGCCAATGGTGCGTTATTCAGCCTTTCGCGAAAATTCAGGCAGCGCATCACCGAACCCTTCTCGGTTCGCCTTTACCCCCCAAAGAACCATCACCTGAAATAAAGAGGCAATCCATGAGCAAACGAGCAGTCGTCGTCGTAGACCTTCAAAACGAGTACCTGCCCACTGGCAAGCTGCCACTGGTCGGGATCGAAGCTGCCCTGGCAAACGCCGCTCGCATCATTTCCTCGGCGCGCGCCAAGAGCGAATTGCTCATCCATGTCCGGCATGAGTTCGCAACGCCCGATGCGCCTGTTTTTGTGCCGGGAAGCGATGGCGCGCAGATCATCCCCGCCGTCGCCCCGATCGCCGGCGAACCGGTCGTCGTCAAGAACTACCCCAACTCGTTCCGCGACACGGGGCTGAAGCAGATGTTGGACGAACAGGGCGTCACAGAACTGGTGGTGATTGGTGCGATGAGCCACATGTGCGTGGAAGCCACCACCCGCGCCGCCGCCGACTTCGGCTACCCCGTCACTGTGGTGCACGATGCTTGCGCAACGATGGATCTCCAATTCGGCGCAACAGTGGTGCCCGCAGCCCAGGTGCATGCCACCGCGATGGCGGCACTGGCATTCGCATACGGCACGATCACCAGCACAGCCGAGTACCTGGCGCAGATCTGAGTGCGAACCGTTAAAACAAGCAATTTTCTCCGGAGCACAAAAATGAAATCACCCCAATCTTTAAGCACCACATGCAGCCTGATGTGTGCACTGCTGCTCGGCATCGGCATTGCCGGTACGGTTCAAGCGCATGAAGCCGGTCACGCCCACTCTGCCAAAGCGAAGGCTGCGACTCGGCAGGTCGGATTTCAACTGATCCGCAATGCCACGATGAAACTCACCTATGCAGGCACCACCTTCCTGATCGACCCCATGCTGGCTGTCAAAGGTGCCTACAAAGGCTTTGATGGCACGCCGCGAAGCGAATTGCGCAATCCGCTGGTTGATCTGCCGGTGCCGATTGCCGACGTACTCAAAGCCGACGCGATCATCCTGAGTCATATTCACGAAGACCACTGGGACCCGGCCGCGCGCTATCTGGTACCGCGTACGATGACCATTTTTACCCAGGATGAAAAGGATGCAGCCAAGGTGCGCGAGGACGGTTTCACCGATGTACGCGTACTTACCGAAGAGGGTCTTGATTTCAAGGGTACCCGTCTGATCAAAACTCTCGGCAAACACGGCAGCAACCACTTCTTTGCCGTACCCCAGTTGGCCGAGCTTCTCGGCGACGTGATGGGCATCGTGTTCGTTCGCCCGAACCATCCCACCGCCTATGTGGCTGGCGACACCATATGGAACAAGAATGTCGAAGACGCTCTCACCCGCTATCAACCTGATGTTGTGTTCCTCAACACTGGGTACGCCCAGGTCAATGGTTTCGATGGATCCATCATCATGGGCAAGGACGATGTGGCGCGCGCCTACCGGTTCTCGCCCAAGGCCAGTATCGTCGGAGTCCACATGGAGTCGGTTAACCACGCCATGCTTACGCGCGAGGAGCTGCGTACCTTCATCAACGAGCAAAAACTGGACAAGCGACGCGTCTTGGTGCCTGACGATGGGCAGAGTTATCGATTCTGAACAGCGCACTGGCGCAATAGTCTTCCCACAATGTTTTTTACCAAGGAGTGCACCGTGAGCAATATTGACATCGCAAAAAACTACATCAAGGCCGTACAGACTGGCAACCAAGCCACACTGGGGAGCCTCATTTCACCCGATGTTGTTTGGCATCAGCCCGGCAACAATCAGTTTTCCGGCGTGCACCGTGGCATGGCTGCGGTCGGGCCGATGCTGGGCAAAATGATGGAAACGTCGAATGGAACGTTCGCAATCACTCGTGCCGACCACTACATGGCCAATGGCGACTGGGTGGCTATCACCCTGGAGTTCGGTGGCGAAGCAAATGGCATCAAGCTCAAGCAACCCGGTGTGGACCTGATCCGCATCGAAGGGGGCAAGATCGCTGAGGTTCGCCTGTTCTCCAGTAACCAGGCTCAAGAAGACGCATTCTGGGGGCATTAACCGGTAGCGCATTGCACACTGCCCGTGTCGAAGCAATTGGCACGTGCGGGTGTTTAGCGAATCTTCATTGCGCAATGTTCCTTTTGACAACGAGATTAGCCACAAAAATCTGAACGACCTTGCTGAGGTTTTTGAATGTGCTTATACGAGCCTTGACCATGCCTTGTTCCGGCCTGGATTTAGACGGGCGCACCTCAAGAATCTCGATCTCCAGATAGAGCTCATCATCGGCTCGAACCGGTTGGTACCACTTCATTTCATCCAAGCCAGCACCGATGATTCCGCCTACGGGTTTGAATTCACTTTCGAAAACAGTCGCATGGTTACGGCGGCGGTACGCCAACCGCTGGCTGCCAGACCCACCGGCAGCAAAGGCCGAATTGCTGA is a window encoding:
- the kdpC gene encoding potassium-transporting ATPase subunit KdpC; amino-acid sequence: MKTLLRPAVSLFVLLTAITGVVYPLAVTGIAKAAFPEAAGGSLIVKDGKAVGSRLIGQNFTDPKYFWGRPSATGPMPYNASASGGSNQGPLNPALVDAVKSRVEALKAADPDNKLPIPADLVNASASGLDPHISPEAAAYQVTRVAGQRHLLPADVKALVSQHTEGRQWGVFGEPRVNVLQLNIALDSLRK
- the kdpB gene encoding potassium-transporting ATPase subunit KdpB, producing MTRKTFTLFDPTLALPAVADAFRKLNPAVQWRNPVMFVVYVGSILTTILWLQALGGQGEAPAGFILMITIWLWFTVLFANFAEALAEGRSKAQAASLRGLKKETWAKKLLEPSFGAKWNLVPAADLRKGDVIVVQAQETIPADGEVIEGVASVDESAITGESAPVIRESGGDFSAVTGGTRVLSDWIVVRVTVNPGETFVDRMIAMVENAKRQKTPNEIALTILLVALTIVFLGVVVTLLPFSMFSVEVAGAGTPISITVLIALLVCLIPTTIAGLLSAIGVAGMSRMMQANVIATSGRAVEAAGDVDVLLMDKTGTITLGNRQASAFLPADGVTETELADAAQLASLADETPEGRSIVVLAKQRFQIRERDIHALDAHFVHFSAHTRMSGVDMAGRQVRKGAADAIKKHVEALGGKFPPSVLGYVEEVARRGSTPLVVADGTRVMGVIELKDIVKGGIKERFAELRKMGIKTVMVTGDNRITAAAIAAEAGVDDFLPEATPEAKLALIREYQSEGRLVAMTGDGTNDAPALAQADVAVAMNTGTQAAKEAGNMVDLDSNPTKLIEVVETGKQMLMTRGSLTTFSIANDIAKYFAIIPAAFVTTYPQLAALNVMGLASPASAILSAVIFNALIIVFLIPLALKGVKYRPLGAATLLRQNLAIYGLGGVIVPFIGIKLIDLAIAAVGLA
- the kdpA gene encoding potassium-transporting ATPase subunit KdpA, with protein sequence MSNHAWLLLGLFLVILLLTVKPMGTYIANVMEGRFRLAGKIESPIYRLCGIRPDEEMGWLKYAFAILLFNVLGALAVYALQRLQADLPLNPQAFPAVSPDSAFNTAISFATNTNWQGYGGEATMSYLTQMLALAVQNFLSAATGIVVVIALIRGFARHTAKTVGNAWADLTRITLHILLPISIVYAIFLTSQGVIQNFDAYKDVTTLEVTSFETPKVDDAGQPLKDEKGAVVTEPAQTQTQTLAMGPIASQEAIKMLGTNGGGFLNANSSHPYENPTPLTNFIQMLSIFLIPAALCFTFGRMVGDTRQGWAVLAAMTLMFVALAYAAMHFEQQANPLLTQLGVDASTGNMEGKETRFGIAESGLFATITTLASCGAVNAMHDSFTPLGGLVPLIDMQLGEVVFGGVGTGLYGMLVFAIMAVFIAGLMIGRTPEYLGKKIEAFEMKMVSIAILVTPLLVLVGTAVAVMLADGKAGIANPGAHGFSEILYAFTSAANNNGSAFAGLSANTPFYNVMLGIAMWFGRFGVIVPVLAIAGSLAAKKRIAVGAGTLPTHGPLFVTLLIGTVLLVGLLNYVPALALGPVIEHLVLSAAH
- the kdpF gene encoding K(+)-transporting ATPase subunit F, with the protein product MTWLFILSGAVAVGLLVYLIAALINPENFS
- a CDS encoding HIT family protein, with translation MLLHSMLSYSSARLAVEELLNRVFLTESACRPKTAMAELLPDFIDTPPPDSCIFCRLVNGEIPSAKVYEDDSTIAFLDLGQVNPGHVLIAVKRHAATLIDITPEEAAAAMKMMALLYLGPAKTLLPLNLEKLHKEFGRRLESHESNSSNDRTVRIGPTSGSFQNRAVVRVTELPN
- a CDS encoding GlxA family transcriptional regulator is translated as MPPIRVAVLAYEGVSLFHLSVPGMVFGIEPAPSGLPPYEVRYCAPTPGRIRSDQGVEIEVPDGLELMAKADIVVVPAWNHPEHVAPITLTDALQQANAHGAQVVGLCLGAFVLGDAGLLDGRRATTHWACRELFAQRFPKADFHPDVLYVDDGDVITSAGTVAAIDCCLNLVRQRHGADVANRVARLLVTPPHRQGGQAQYIEQPVPILPSESRLPGVLQWAREHLSEPLSLDVLADIARMSRRTFTRRFREATGTTVVKWLAFERIARAQQLLETTDMPIERVAAEVGFGTALSLRQYFSNQVHTSPSSYRRAFRDARQGVGESEQSA
- a CDS encoding cysteine hydrolase family protein translates to MSKRAVVVVDLQNEYLPTGKLPLVGIEAALANAARIISSARAKSELLIHVRHEFATPDAPVFVPGSDGAQIIPAVAPIAGEPVVVKNYPNSFRDTGLKQMLDEQGVTELVVIGAMSHMCVEATTRAAADFGYPVTVVHDACATMDLQFGATVVPAAQVHATAMAALAFAYGTITSTAEYLAQI
- a CDS encoding MBL fold metallo-hydrolase, giving the protein MKSPQSLSTTCSLMCALLLGIGIAGTVQAHEAGHAHSAKAKAATRQVGFQLIRNATMKLTYAGTTFLIDPMLAVKGAYKGFDGTPRSELRNPLVDLPVPIADVLKADAIILSHIHEDHWDPAARYLVPRTMTIFTQDEKDAAKVREDGFTDVRVLTEEGLDFKGTRLIKTLGKHGSNHFFAVPQLAELLGDVMGIVFVRPNHPTAYVAGDTIWNKNVEDALTRYQPDVVFLNTGYAQVNGFDGSIIMGKDDVARAYRFSPKASIVGVHMESVNHAMLTREELRTFINEQKLDKRRVLVPDDGQSYRF
- a CDS encoding nuclear transport factor 2 family protein, translating into MSNIDIAKNYIKAVQTGNQATLGSLISPDVVWHQPGNNQFSGVHRGMAAVGPMLGKMMETSNGTFAITRADHYMANGDWVAITLEFGGEANGIKLKQPGVDLIRIEGGKIAEVRLFSSNQAQEDAFWGH
- a CDS encoding hotdog family protein, with translation MTFSNSAFAAGGSGSQRLAYRRRNHATVFESEFKPVGGIIGAGLDEMKWYQPVRADDELYLEIEILEVRPSKSRPEQGMVKARISTFKNLSKVVQIFVANLVVKRNIAQ